The genomic region TggatatttcttttgaaatgtaATTATAAGTATTGATCGTATTTTTATTGCGTTAATGCTGTAGGAACGTAGTAGGGCAGGTTAGCAAATGACCAAGAATCGCTAgcgcgcttcatggaatttTCTCGTGTGCCGTACTGCGTTCTTTCAGCATAAATGCAAAGTCCCAGTATGTATTAGTAATGTAAACATATTGAAGTGTATATATCCAAATGACCTCGCTTAAAGCCTCAGTGCCACTGAAGATTAAATGATTGGAGTAAAAAAGTGCgtatataactatgatagagtCTCATATAATTTCTGATTAATTCAAGAGGTCCACACGACACTTTAGTAAAATATACCAACGAAATTCCAACCTTGTTCACGTACTAACTATATATTCTAATGAGGCAGATAAGTCGGCATAGCATCGgtattgttttgtgaaaaatcGCACataggtactcgctcatgtttttttttataaaatgcaatttttgtgtatactgaaataaaaattggtaaatcattaggagtgtttaTAGTTAGATACTAAAAGCTGGAACTCTTcagcaaatgttaatatttgctCAGATACCGTCTTTGAACACCACAATTTCCATGCTTTCTTTTGGTTGATttacattatcacgtgatgttatgaATGTATgctcaaaatgttaaaatatcgCAAACATGTATCGCAGTCTAGTGTGTTAGGTTTTGGTGAATTTGATTTTCTTGACTATACCGGTGTGGGTTcacaccccactaaaaccaaaatagttttaaacgaTAACAGTATTTTTTGCTGCAAtatcgatatcatagagtaaaataatgattaaataagtgtAAGTACTATACTACCGGgaaaactgtttaaaccaaaaactTCTTTAAAAATGCAGATCATTAGTATTTAAAACTACGTAGAATTTTAGGAATTCACAAAGGGATGTGATTATGCAAATTTCGTTATGACGTTGTGCTCgctaaatttatattatatttggattatactttcggttttgttgcattttgtaattgcatTGTTTATCATTCTGGgggttaaaatgtcaaaaaggtgAAGAGAAgccatttggatatacatacacaaaataagtttacatcacAAGAACATAATTGgacttttatttttacattttttatccCCTAGGGTGATAAATATGCGTTCATTGcataacataacaatttatttcttttaatttcatcCGATCAATAACATTATATACAGTACAGTACATTGTTGTTATAGACATAAAATATGTcatagatacatgtatacacatgtgtaacagaGTTACTGCAGAGCAGTATTTAAACGAAGAGTTTTATAGTTAAACTTGAAGGCTGTTGTTCAGCTTCTCATTTCTTATGTCATCTAGGATACTTTCATACCTTTATATTTCTCTAAGAAAATGAACCCTTAAAATAATTAGTTCGTCGTATTTTCGTCAAACATAAgccacatttgttttaatccGATCGGAGTGGAAACTGtgtattgtttgcattttaaatgtcactttaatgaaattaccatacaaaatataaatcattctAACGCTTGTAGTAAACAAATGCCACAGCTGCACAACGGAagtttcattttctttgcaaCACAGATAAGTGGTAGAGCTGGCGTTTAGTGGTCGTGAAGTTAAGCTATTTGATATTTCTTGAAGACTGATATGCTATCAAAATGGAATGCtaaacttaaattaattgtaaaagcTATTGCACTCCTATTTTCTTCTTAagttatcaatttaaaacacattattgtttgttttttttggaataaaatagATGTGAAAATGTGCAGTTTCAATGAATTTTGACAGTatgacatttatgtttttagAAGACAGATTTCCTTAAATTACTGCAACATAATATCGCTCAGTTAATAAATAACGTATTTAATACAGCTATTGATATCACCCTTTCGTTATATTAGATGCATGATTCTCTAATGTTCTTTCTTACGCAAACACttgctttttatgaaataaatgttttgttcacaATTACCACATGAACGCGTCCAAAGCATACCCCAGGTGCAAATTCGCCCACGTggcattaaaacatatatatttatgaatatgtgGTAATACTGTTTTATGATGCATAACATTAATACAACCACTAAACATTTCAAGTATATTTAATCTCTTTTCTAATATTAAAAGTCATGCTTGTCACACAAAGTCCCTACTTAAGCTGGTCAAGCGCTTATCAAGCTTCATATTACACGGCTCACGTTTGCTTTTATATCCGGTGTACGGCAATCCACCGTGCTAACTGCCAAAGGAGACAAACATGTATAAGAAGCTTGTTTTGTAAACAGGTGTAAAATAGGAACGGCCAATCAAACAGACCAACCTATATATAAGTGTGGCTATATATGTGGtggtataatattataaaatatatatgatattataaaaaGTGGCCACAAGTTCAATGTGTCGCAAAGTTCGCtgttatttataaatgcttGTCAAATTTCATTCAGCTCAGATACCCAAACGTGGTTAAATGGTTATCAGCACACATTTATGTGGTTAAACCAAAACAATTTGACCATGAAAGCCCTTGTACAGCAAAGAAAGCgtcaggaaattaaaatactacatttgaataatgttgaaggagaaaacattgcaaaaaagtatttatttttttctaaaatgacCATTTAAGTATCGAATTTTCGCTTCAcacatttgtaaacatcagACTGGTCGAAGGGTTgccttcaataactttttattcCGTTATATACTCGATTAAAACAAGAAGCCGAGAGAAGCATGGAGATTGTAGAGCCGAATGTGCGTCATTATGTTTTGggaaaaaatactttataaacatttatataaaaagatacaaaaacaagctcagtagccaaaattttaaacataaatcccgttAGATGGCACAGTGTAAACGCCAAacacatagaacacaaaaacaaagcatcacaaacaagaaacacggaacaacagcaCTAAACTCCACAAataacacagtgcatatataccatataaaaaataggtgtgtttatcaaggattgttaggtaccgctaATACTTACCAGGCGAAAACAGGTTCCAAAAATCCTATTTCTTAACGtttcgccgccatcttgcaGCTCAGATTCAAAATCCTCACTTTAACCgttgcagattcggaatacgtATACCTCCTGTAACATGTTTGTGTGACTTTCATGTAGTCATTTTCAGCCGAAAGTTTCACCTTTTAAGTTTATCCagtggtttttttttcaacccTGAAGTGTTATTATTCTAGTACCAAACAAACCAAAACAACAAAGCAACATATTTTCCAGGTCTTTTAAGCTTTTATCGTGTTTCTCTATGTCCACTGAGTGATTAATCCTCATAAGGGAGGTTTGAGGCACtgtttttgatatattcttAAGTCAtgaatgcatgtttttattaGGTATCATGgtgtgttttaaattgatttaaggTCTTTATAATTCATAAGATCACATCATTTGCTCCCATACATTGCCAAACAAACCTATGTGCATCTCTCATTAGCCAACTTAGTACTAATTAAGGTTACCAGATTTTGgcaaccataaagcccattcaAAGGCAAACAAGTTCATGTGCAGCTGTCATTAAGAATGTTTAGGGCCTATGAGACCACAAGTAGGCAACAATTTCACCCATTTATAGCCGAATAAACCCATGTGCTTTCCACATTAGGCCTTTTAAGTGCCAAGTACTACACTTTTTGGCATCCATAAAGCCCATTCAAAGCCAATCAAACCAATGTGAAGCTCAATAGTAAAGACAAGTAGCCAATGCCAAATGGTGGCTATATTAGATTTTGTGGACATATTGGATATATCCTGAGAGAGTCCTTACCCTAACCATGGCAAAAGTTGTTTACTAAATTAGGTTAACGATTCCAGAAAAGTAAGctgatttgaataaaaaaaatattcaggtTGCATTTATGTCATCCAAAGTTGTATCcaactaaataaataatgtaatggtGGCCATCTTGAATTTTGGAAGCCATTTTGGATGCATCCAGAGTGGGTCCTTAGCTTTTCAATCATATACATACTTTATTCTGCTAGGGTACAAAGTTTCAAAAAGTTTTCAGAAACCTTTAATTCATATGATTGAAAAGTTGTTTTGCTTTGCTTATGACAGAGATCTTGACTGGTTTTGTTGGTGATTTTATGTTTACCAGTAAAAGAAAACTAACGAAGTTTATACACTATTATTTGATCATATTTTAACTGAGAAACAACTAACCATACTAACATTGTTAtttccataaaatatttcaacctAAAGCtaaatcatattattttgaaGCAAAGGAATTTGATTTGCAATTTGTATTGACAGGGTTAGATCGGCAAATTTCCATTAAACAGCACTGATAATCTTTCATAACAAAATGCTTgcattacaatttttttaagaaaaaggaGCTCAATTTTCGTTATGttaaaattcatttgaaaatgttcagtatttctcCAGTTTAAAACCTCAAAAAATAGTCTGGAATTGGGCACCTACAAAGCGCTATGCTCTGCCCGTATATCTACCTGTAGATTTAGTGATATACCGATGGTATTCccatgcatttttgtttaataaagcaTCGTGTGAGCCTCGGAGTGTATTAAACATTATCTGAGactctatcatagttatataAGGACATTTTTCTAACTAGTTAACCCTAAAAGAAAATGGGCCTTAAGGAATGGAAACAACTAAGAAAAATGTGTAAGAGTGATCGTTCTTTTTAATGTATGCAAGCAAGAGGTTTGGTGCTACAATAGTAAAAGATTTACATAATGAACTTATATCTTACTGCTAGCATGCCTTTTCACCGCAATATTTCCTCTTGGCACGACCTTAATGCGTCATGCATATAGTTCGCTGACAGTGAGCGATCAATAATATTAGTAACCACCACGTCATGCATATAGTTCGCTGACAGTGTGCGATCAATAATATTAGTAACCACCACGTCATGCGGTTCCCGTATGTTTGTTTGAAgacttttatagaaaataaacatctaAACCTAGCGAAGCTAGGACCgccaaataaatgataacacaTATAATggttgaattcatttttttactataaGTCCTTTAAATTGACTTATAAAATATTCGTCCCTACCGttaaactgcactctcacagatttacagtttttaaaaaaatcacttttgtctcagaatcagctgattttggtatcaatatCTTCAACACAGTTatataagattactcacaatagaacagatctcaattgtttttaaaactgccgaaaatgtcatttttcttaaagcattagtaacgcttttagccataaaacatcaattttcaaacgtaaatatgacaaaatgcgatctgatcttttgtcagcagtcttatatcattggttttgGGTCAAGAATTGGCTATGtccaagacaaaataataaaacacggtaaatctgcgagagtgcagctataaacTATGTACGCGTTAAAAGCTGAAgcaatatgaaaacatgttcaacGTGTAGTATGTTTTGCCATTTCAACATGTTTATAGCTGTTGAAACAGGAGCAATCTGTGTAGATGTAGGTagtatgttttgtcatttcaacATGTTTATAGCTGTTGAAACAGGAGCAATCTGTGTAGATGTAGGTAGTACGTTTTGTCATTTCAACATGTTTATAGCTGTTGAAACAGGAGCAATCTGTGTAGATGTAGGTAGTACGTTTTGTCATTTCAACATGTTTATAGCTGTTGAAACAGGAGCAATCTGTGTAGATGTAGGTAGTATGTTTTGCCATTTCAACATGTTTATAGCTGTTGAAACAGGAGCAATCTGTGTAGATGTAGGTagtatgttttgtcatttcaacATGTTTATAGCTGTTGAAACAGGAGCAATCTGTGTAGATGTAGGTAGTACGTTTTGTCATTTCAACATGTTTATAGCTGTTGAAACAGGAGCAATCTGTGTAGATGTAGGTagtatgttttgtcatttcaacATGTTTATAGCTGTTGAAACAGGAGCAATCTGTGTAGATGTAGGTagtatgttttgtcatttcaacATGTTTATAGCTGTTGAAACAGGAGCAATCTGTGTAGATGTAGGTAGcatgttttgtcatttcaacATGTTTATAGCTGTTGAAACAGGAGCAATCTGTGTAGATGTAGGTAGTACGTTTTGTCATTTCAACATGTTTATAGGTGTTGAAACAGGAGCAATCTGTGTAGATGTAGGTAGTACGTTTTGTCATTTCAACATGTTTATAGGTGTTGAAACAGGAGCAATCTGTGTAGATGTAGGTAGTACGTTTTCTCATTTCAACATGTTCATAGCTGTTGAAACAGGAGCAATAAGTAAACAAGCAGGTagtatgttttgtcatttcaactTGTTTATAGCTGTTGAAACAGGAAAAATCTGTAAACATGCAGGTagtatgttttgtcatttcaacATGTTTATAGCTGTTGAAACAGGAGAAATATGTTAACAAGCAGGTagtatgttttgtcatttcaacATGTTTATAGCTGTTGAAACAGGAGATATATGTAAACAAGCAGGTAGTATGTTTCGTCATTTCAACATGTTTATAGCTGTTGAAACaggaaaaatatgtaaacaagcAGGTagtatgttttgtcatttcaacATGTTTATAGCTGTTGAAACAGGAGAAATATGTAAACAAGCAGGTagtatgttttgtcatttcaacATGTTTATAGCTGTTGAAACAGGAGAAATATGTAAACAAGCAGGTagtatgttttgtcatttcaacATGTTTATAGCTGTTGAAACAGGAGAAATATGTAAACAAGCAGGttgtatgttttgtcatttcaacATGTTTATAGCTGTTGAAACAGGAGAAATATGTAAACAAGCAGGTagtatgttttgtcatttcaacATGTTTATAGCTGTTGAAACAGGAGAAATATGTAAACAAGCACGTagtatgttttgtcatttcaactTGTTTATAGCTGTTCAAACAGGAGAAATATGTAAACAAGCAGGTAGTATGTGTTGTCATTTCAACATGTTTATAGCTGTTGAAACAggagaaaaatgtaaacaagcaggtagtatgttttgtcatttcaactTGTTTATAGCTGTTGAAACAGGAAAAATCTGTAAACATGCAGGTagtatgttttgtcatttcaacatgtttagttttgacatattattttatttcttgtttgctTAGCTGAACTATTAATCAAGCTGAGATATGGTGTCATTGAAAGTAGTTTTACTTGACcacttttaaaattttatggttgatgtttttgttgttgtttcttctTGAGAACAACCGCAAACAACGACAGCACAATTTAAAACGCTGTAGATTagaatttcatccaaacttcatttcaatgaaaacttATTTCAcctaattaaacaaaaaagaaaacaatatgtcaaAAACTAGACATGTTGAAATGTCAGAACATAGTACCGGCATGTTTTCATATCGTTTCTATTTCTTACGCATATTTCTGCTGTTGGGGTGAAAATATGCTCCGTTGAAAGGGGCGTGCCTTGTCAGTGAAAAATGATTTCTACCAGTATGATTTATacgttatcatttatttaagacatttatgaaaattaaacatacgCCTAGCTGCGCTGGACATTAACGTTCAATTTCCGTTATGACCTCGCAACAAAACCTGAAATATGCCATTTGAGAATTTGAGTTAAAACAATATCTTGTAAACTTGGCACCCCATTTCCCCTTTAACAAATATCAGGTGTCGTCAATATTTTTAACTCGTTTCTTGCATCAATGCTGTTGAATTTGCAAACCGGGTGTATCGAAACCTGACAATAAATCGTACAATAGGATTACAAAATGGTAAACAATTTCATAACCAACATGGTGATTGGAAAATGAAGTATACATCATGTACGAATGGCAACATTATaactaaaaaatcaaatgaatgtggcgatgtaaatttaaaatacatattattgaaCACAGAAACACAGACAATGCTGAATACGGCACAACGGCGAGATCTCCTGAGGCACAAACTAACGAGGTATTTTCTAGGGAAGTCGCAGAATTTGTGTGATTAAAATCTGCCCCCTTTAAAAAGAGAGTCTTTGCGCTCTCGAAATCCACAGGCATGTATAAGCCCGTCACTTGACCACCTTGAAGAACAAATGTTACAGGAATACGTTTGACATTCCCGTCTGAGTTTGTAATGAACCACAGTTTATCGACGTAAACACCGCGAAACTCTTCGTCATTTACAGGATGTATGGCCATTTTCCCGAACCTTCCATATCTCAGCATCAGTTTATCTTCTTCCGGTTCAACCACGATGCGCCCAAATCCCATGTTTCCGTATTTCCCGGTGTAGTGACTGCGAGGTCGGGTGATGTTCCACGCGTAGGGCGGCAATGTGACGGCTTCCGGAACCTCTGGTGCAGGCTCCCAGGGCGCCGGGAAGGAGCAGGCGGTGCTGACATTTAACCACGGCTTCTCCCGAAGAAGGAGGTCAGATGCGAACGCGGCTATCGTCTGAAAACATAGTCCAATTGTAGCAGGACGAAATATGATGCAAGACATCAAAGACGCGGTTGAATAGGATAAagtattaaagatgcactcttactcccaaataagatttaccacaattaataatattgttttaatattccaaaatggattaataattgtcaaaaccaatgttttttatgaaggatatcggttttgttgaaagaaatgcgcattaaacacagtatttctaccttataaggcCACAGTCAATCTTTTAgctttcaccaatcatttaatatttttgcgctttctgctattaaattcatggttacaatcttgtattCAGTAGTTAATAGTTTCCGTAAATGCATTTGGCGAAaatgaaagcgctgaaagcgttcAAAAGCGGGAGGCGCGAAAAGAGtggtttaacattttttatcattctgtCCACAGTCAATACAAATCGAGTCCAAAAAATCTTTTGAATGAACCTTACACTGTAAACATAAGTGCATGTCGTTGCTTAAAAATAGGTAGTGTGAATCGatgattttaatacaattagttagtaacagtaactgataaacctatatgtaCTTGGATTAATATAAACTTTGCTTTCATCTCTCAAGTGTATTGATTAAATGAACCCGATGCTGGAGgacgttttgacattttgtagtAGTTAAATAGGGCAGGGTCTTTTAGTCAACACGTTTCCATTTTCTGCgtaattatttctaaatatttttttaccccGGTTCTTCACCTTCGGTGTGTATAAGATTCTTCGGCTTGCTTTCAAAATCACATGAACGTTGCGATCTTATGAACGTATTTGAATAAAGTGGTATTTTAATTCGCACGGTTTTTAACCGCATAACACCATACATCCCATTTTGTATCCCCGGCGCATTAATTTCTTTAGCGTGTCATGTCAAAAAGTCGATCTGACGATACCTTTTTCGATTTGCGATACTAAAGACCGAAAAACGTATGAGTTAAAATATGCTCACCTGGTATTAATTATTTAGTTcattgtcaaaaacaaatatggctTATTCGTGCACATCTCGAACGCATAATTTTGTACCCTCGCTTTGTTCACTTTGTGTTtgaatttcagaaattattcttgttatttatataatttcattataagCTAGGCCATAAAGGTATGAGATTTACTATGTCCAAAACCACAAAATTACCCAGGCATGCAAACAGATGTTTATTGAACACGCCATTGCCCAGTGCGTCTCCCATCACAgggaaaacaatttaattgttaGTTCATTTCAATTACATTTCCCCATGGTTTTTGTCGAGCAAAATGGAATCACAGTCACAACATGCAATGATGTTTTAGCTTTTAATGGAGTTAAATAAATGTCGCTGTTCACTCTGAGAGTGTACTTTTAATAGCGTGTTGTTGAGTCTGAGGGATTCTGATACAAAACTGAATAGATTTATGTATCACGGGTTATTAAGTTAATGCTTGAGGTATTTCCGTGCTATCTCGCTGAGCGgataaagttttatgaaaagaaaatcgTCACTCGTATACGAAGTTGAATAAAATCTTATAGACACATACATCGTGTACACTCAACCTCCTCATGTGAGGATCTTCCCTCTTTTATCTGGCAACTAACTCGCAGGACCCGAGATCCGAACTTGGCTTTCTTTATTTTCACTACATTTAGACTTaaccatcctcggcaccccagtgtatcataacctatatagGTAATGATACGCTGGGGTACCGAGGATGGACTTAACTAACTCCGCTAAACTTGCGTCAAGGTTCAATGATGGGTGGGGGATGTCAACCTGTCCGACTACtagtgaccaccaaccaaactcacatgcgatTAGGCCTAGATCAAACACAGGACGCCTTagtataaactttatttattttacaacgattgtgaagaaagttatattaacttgtactaagtcactctcgttgacacgatgATGCGCGAGAGTGtcgtcttgtgttgtgggggaaaacGGAGACCCcgaagaaaacccacttgtccggcttggtgaccaccaaccaaacgcacatgcgcccaggccgggaatcgaaacCGGGTCGCATTGGGGAGAAgtgagtgcgctaaccggacaaccgtgAGACGATAGTGCGTCGACCGCTGCATAAATCTAATATTTGTATCAGCTACGTCATAAGAGGCGTACCTTGAGAGCGGCGGATCCCCTGGTGGTGAGGGGTCCATTTGAGGCGACAAACACCCCACTGCGCATGCCCGGAAACAACCACAACTGACTCGTGAAAGTCACAATGCCGCCGGAGTGCCACAGCTTACGGTAGCCTATAACAGGCAGATAAAAGTACTTTCAAGAGAATTTGGAAAaccttaaatattatttgtcaaCTAAGGTCCTAGAATTGGTACTGTTGGTCATGGTTATACATTTAAGGCttgcttatgcaccagtcaattgtaactacggccccccaggtccggggaatagcggggactttgactttcggtccagccaacctcGGCTAAAATCTCcaccctgcggggacgaacagatggtaaaatccccgccaaatgcccccgcaccccagggaacctagataaggcccattccccgctatatttaaagcaaagacaaaaccaccgcattcacccggcactgcggggccacatgaaaggaaaaaacacggcccatttccccggctatccccggtatacccccggacctggggggccgtggttacaattgactggtgcattaatataATGCTGAAACTACCTATCctatttcatataatgtttaCATGCAAATATGTTTACTACTACTCAGCCACACCTGGACGTCACAATACCTCTGTATTCTGACGTCATCCAGCCCATGTTGTAGGACAAGGTCACATCACTGATGGGAAAGATAGGGCGGTTAAGATCCTTCTCCTCAAACGGGTGGGTCATCTGGGAATGGTAGGTCTCCTCCAGCCACGCTGAGTGCACGAGCGAGGCGCCATGCGCGTTCCTCCCCTGACGGAGGTGAAACAGCATCCAGCGCGCCATGTCGCTCGCCGTCGAGTACACGGACCCCGCGGGACCGGAAGGGGCTACCGACCTTTGCAAACAAAGTGTACAGGTAAGTGTGCGGACGTCGTTTACAGGAATATTTCAGTACGAAAGCTCAATGTCCGGctaagaaacatatttttgactcTGAAACAGTTGTTTACGTTGTTAATACTTAATTATACAGATGTTAACTGTTAAATGTGATTCAGTGTGATGCTAATTATAAACGCAAATTATTACTTACAGAAGCAGGTTCTTGTCGACAGGCACGTGTTTTCCGTTGCGTAGAACGTATGGCGTAACTATCTCCTCCAGGCTTCCCGCGCGATCCACGAACCCGGTGTCCAGCATATTTAGGCGCCGCAGGAGCCTTTCGTCCACCAGCGCTTCCCATGACTCCCCGGTGAGCACTTCAGCAATGTGACCGGCcagcatgtacatgtagttgctGTAGTGGAATTTGGTCCTCAACTCGTCGGTTGCAGGCATGAATTGCAACTTACTGGAAGAAGATAAATCCGAACATGAGTGATTTATCCGCCTGAAATTTCATAACTTTAAGTGacatacttatttaaaattaatgcatacacatgttttaaaacataaattttgagtgataaacct from Mya arenaria isolate MELC-2E11 chromosome 3, ASM2691426v1 harbors:
- the LOC128225706 gene encoding protein flp-like gives rise to the protein MTDSVDVDALSAEEVHALNRFVRDTVSCSGIPGLAVTLVRGDESVFSRGYGHAEIEAGKQATEHSKFCIGSLTKAFTSAVLADILSKNQSVTWDTKVKDILGDRFHLSDQLRTDHVTLRDLLAHKVGTPSYFHALLVGFPENMSRSDLVGKLQFMPATDELRTKFHYSNYMYMLAGHIAEVLTGESWEALVDERLLRRLNMLDTGFVDRAGSLEEIVTPYVLRNGKHVPVDKNLLLSVAPSGPAGSVYSTASDMARWMLFHLRQGRNAHGASLVHSAWLEETYHSQMTHPFEEKDLNRPIFPISDVTLSYNMGWMTSEYRGYRKLWHSGGIVTFTSQLWLFPGMRSGVFVASNGPLTTRGSAALKTIAAFASDLLLREKPWLNVSTACSFPAPWEPAPEVPEAVTLPPYAWNITRPRSHYTGKYGNMGFGRIVVEPEEDKLMLRYGRFGKMAIHPVNDEEFRGVYVDKLWFITNSDGNVKRIPVTFVLQGGQVTGLYMPVDFESAKTLFLKGADFNHTNSATSLENTSFCCEVITEIER